One window of Zalophus californianus isolate mZalCal1 chromosome 3, mZalCal1.pri.v2, whole genome shotgun sequence genomic DNA carries:
- the EEF1B2 gene encoding elongation factor 1-beta: protein MGFGDLKSPAGLQVLNDYLADKSYIEGYVPSQADVAVFEAVSGPPPADLYHALRWYNHIKSYEKEKASLPGVKKALGKYGPANVEDTTGSGATDSKDDDDIDLFGSDDEEESEEAKRLREERLAQYESKKAKKPALVAKSSILLDVKPWDDETDMAKLEECVRSIQADGLVWGSSKLVPVGYGIKKLQIQCVVEDDKVGTDMLEERITAFEDYVQSMDVAAFNKI from the exons ATGGGTTTTGGAGACCTGAAAAGCCCCGCCGGTCTCCAGGTGCTCAACGACTACCTAGCGGACAAGAGCTACATCGAGGG GTATGTGCCGTCACAAGCAGACGTGGCAGTATTTGAAGCAGTCTCCGGTCCCCCACCTGCCGACTTGTATCATGCCCTCCGTTGGTATAATCACATCAAGTCTTATGAAAAGGAGAAGGCCAG ccttCCAGGAGTGAAGAAAGCTTTGGGCAAGTATGGCCCTGCTAATGTGGAAGACACCACAGGAAGTGGAGCTACAGATAGTAAAGATGATGATGACATTGATCTCTTTGGATCTGATGATGAGGAG GAAAGTGAAGAAGCGAAGAGGCTAAGAGAGGAACGCCTTGCACAGTATGAGTCAAAGAAAGCCAAAA AACCTGCACTTGTTGCCAAGTCTTCCATATTACTAGATGTGAAACCTTGGGACGATGAGACAGATATGGCAAAACTAGAGGAGTGCGTCCGAAGCATTCAGGCGGATGGCTTGGTCTGGGGCTCTT CTAAACTAGTTCCAGTGGGATATGGAATTAAAAAACTTCAAATACAGTGTGTAGTGGAAGATGATAAAGTTGGAACAGATATGCTGGAGGAGCGGATTACTGCTTTTGAGGACTATGTGCAGTCCATGGATGTGGCTGCTTTTAATAAGATCTAA
- the GPR1 gene encoding G-protein coupled receptor 1 isoform X1 — MVPTCNKKEKQSTEPYGLYDSGHEFLGEALKQRRRKYPHSPLDKVMEDLEETLFEEFENYSYNLEYYSSESDLKEKVQLGVVHWVSLVLYCLAFILGIPGNATVIWFTGFKWKKTVTTLWFLNLAIADFIFLLFLPLYISYVAMNFHWPFGIWLCKANSFIAQLNMFASVFFLTVISLDRYIHLIHPVISHRHRTLRNSLIVIISVWFVAALMGGPALYFRDTLEFNNQTLCYNNFHEHDPDLTLMRHHVLTWVKFIVGYLFPLLAMSICYLCLIFKVKKRSILVSSKHFWTILAVVMAFLICWTPYHLFSIWELTIHHSSYFHQVLQAGIPLSTGLAFLNSCLNPILYVLISKKFQTRFRASVAEILKHTLWEVSCSGTVSEQLRNSETKNPCLLETAQ, encoded by the exons CAATCCACAGAGCCATACGGATTGTACGACTCCGGACACGAATTTCTCGGTGAAGCGTTGAAACAACGGAGACGTAA ATATCCTCATTCTCCACTTGACAAGGTCATGGAAGATCTAGAGGAAACATTATTTGAAGAATTCGAGAACTACTCCTATAACCTGGAATATTACTCCTCAGAGTCTGATTTGAAGGAGAAAGTCCAACTGGGAGTTGTTCATTGGGTCTCCCTGGTGTTATACTGTTTAGCATTTATTCTGGGCATTCCAGGAAATGCCACTGTCATTTGGTTCACGGGGTTCAAGTGGAAGAAGACAGTCACCACTCTCTGGTTCCTCAATCTGGCTattgcagattttatttttcttctcttcctaccTCTGTACATCTCCTATGTGGCCATGAATTTCCACTGGCCCTTTGGCATCTGGTTGTGCAAGGCCAATTCCTTCATTGCCCAGTTGAACATGTTTGCTAGTGTTTTCTTCCTGACAGTGATCAGCCTGGACCGCTATATCCACTTGATCCATCCTGTCATATCTCATCGGCACCGAACCCTAAGGAACTCCCTGATTGTTATTATATCCGTTTGGTTTGTGGCTGCTCTAATGGGTGGTCCTGCCCTCTACTTCCGGGACACTCTGGAGTTCAATAACCAAACTCTTTGCTATAACAATTTCCATGAGCATGATCCTGACCTTACTTTGATGAGGCACCATGTTCTGACCTGGGTGAAATTTATTGTCGGGTACCTCTTCCCCTTGCTAGCAATGAGCATTTGCTACTTGTGTCTCATCTTCAAGGTGAAGAAGCGCAGCATCCTGGTCTCCAGTAAGCATTTCTGGACCATCCTGGCTGTGGTCATGGCCTTTTTGATTTGCTGGACTCCTTATCACCTGTTTAGCATTTGGGAGCTCACAATCCACCACAGTAGCTATTTCCACCAGGTGCTTCAGGCCGGCATCCCCCTCTCCACTGGCTTGGCATTCCTCAATAGTTGCTTGAACCCCATCCTTTACGTCCTAATTAGTAAGAAGTTCCAAACTCGCTTTCGGGCCTCAGTTGCTGAGATCCTAAAGCACACACTGTGGGAGGTCAGCTGTTCTGGCACAGTGAGCGAACAGCTCAGGAACTCTGAGACCAAGAACCCATGTCTTCTGGAAACAGCTCAGTGA
- the GPR1 gene encoding G-protein coupled receptor 1 isoform X2 encodes MEDLEETLFEEFENYSYNLEYYSSESDLKEKVQLGVVHWVSLVLYCLAFILGIPGNATVIWFTGFKWKKTVTTLWFLNLAIADFIFLLFLPLYISYVAMNFHWPFGIWLCKANSFIAQLNMFASVFFLTVISLDRYIHLIHPVISHRHRTLRNSLIVIISVWFVAALMGGPALYFRDTLEFNNQTLCYNNFHEHDPDLTLMRHHVLTWVKFIVGYLFPLLAMSICYLCLIFKVKKRSILVSSKHFWTILAVVMAFLICWTPYHLFSIWELTIHHSSYFHQVLQAGIPLSTGLAFLNSCLNPILYVLISKKFQTRFRASVAEILKHTLWEVSCSGTVSEQLRNSETKNPCLLETAQ; translated from the coding sequence ATGGAAGATCTAGAGGAAACATTATTTGAAGAATTCGAGAACTACTCCTATAACCTGGAATATTACTCCTCAGAGTCTGATTTGAAGGAGAAAGTCCAACTGGGAGTTGTTCATTGGGTCTCCCTGGTGTTATACTGTTTAGCATTTATTCTGGGCATTCCAGGAAATGCCACTGTCATTTGGTTCACGGGGTTCAAGTGGAAGAAGACAGTCACCACTCTCTGGTTCCTCAATCTGGCTattgcagattttatttttcttctcttcctaccTCTGTACATCTCCTATGTGGCCATGAATTTCCACTGGCCCTTTGGCATCTGGTTGTGCAAGGCCAATTCCTTCATTGCCCAGTTGAACATGTTTGCTAGTGTTTTCTTCCTGACAGTGATCAGCCTGGACCGCTATATCCACTTGATCCATCCTGTCATATCTCATCGGCACCGAACCCTAAGGAACTCCCTGATTGTTATTATATCCGTTTGGTTTGTGGCTGCTCTAATGGGTGGTCCTGCCCTCTACTTCCGGGACACTCTGGAGTTCAATAACCAAACTCTTTGCTATAACAATTTCCATGAGCATGATCCTGACCTTACTTTGATGAGGCACCATGTTCTGACCTGGGTGAAATTTATTGTCGGGTACCTCTTCCCCTTGCTAGCAATGAGCATTTGCTACTTGTGTCTCATCTTCAAGGTGAAGAAGCGCAGCATCCTGGTCTCCAGTAAGCATTTCTGGACCATCCTGGCTGTGGTCATGGCCTTTTTGATTTGCTGGACTCCTTATCACCTGTTTAGCATTTGGGAGCTCACAATCCACCACAGTAGCTATTTCCACCAGGTGCTTCAGGCCGGCATCCCCCTCTCCACTGGCTTGGCATTCCTCAATAGTTGCTTGAACCCCATCCTTTACGTCCTAATTAGTAAGAAGTTCCAAACTCGCTTTCGGGCCTCAGTTGCTGAGATCCTAAAGCACACACTGTGGGAGGTCAGCTGTTCTGGCACAGTGAGCGAACAGCTCAGGAACTCTGAGACCAAGAACCCATGTCTTCTGGAAACAGCTCAGTGA